Proteins encoded together in one Chitinophaga varians window:
- a CDS encoding universal stress protein, which yields MKKILLAIDDGHFPEGAFRFARTINEMEAITLCGVFLPELDFSEDINYTSVFIPLIENYAASSIQQSLQTFQDLCDQYNIHHIEHHDMKEDALKVLRKESLFADLLLLSSEKFYADLLYGPGGFLGSALHQSACPLIAVPENAAFPESVILTYDGSASSVFAIKSFAALFPKLCELKTMLLYGNAHDAPLPDASGIQELVQQHFPNVTTTAINTIPEKYFSTWLNDIPNPIVVSGAYGRSLLSRIFRRSFVEDTLRAHQVPVFIAHR from the coding sequence ATGAAAAAGATACTGCTGGCCATCGATGATGGCCATTTCCCCGAAGGGGCATTCCGGTTTGCCCGTACAATCAACGAAATGGAAGCTATCACTTTATGCGGGGTCTTTTTACCGGAACTCGACTTCTCGGAAGATATCAATTACACGTCGGTGTTCATACCACTGATTGAAAATTATGCAGCCAGCTCCATCCAGCAAAGCCTGCAGACTTTCCAGGACTTGTGCGATCAATATAATATCCATCATATCGAGCATCATGACATGAAGGAGGATGCGTTGAAAGTGCTGCGGAAAGAATCTCTTTTTGCTGACCTGCTGCTGCTCAGCAGTGAAAAATTTTATGCCGATCTGTTATATGGCCCCGGTGGTTTCCTGGGCAGCGCCTTGCACCAGTCGGCATGCCCGCTGATAGCAGTACCTGAAAATGCCGCCTTTCCGGAAAGCGTGATCCTTACCTACGACGGCAGCGCCTCTTCCGTGTTTGCCATTAAGAGTTTTGCAGCGCTGTTCCCAAAATTGTGCGAGCTGAAAACCATGTTACTGTATGGCAATGCCCACGATGCCCCGCTTCCGGATGCATCGGGCATACAGGAACTGGTGCAGCAGCATTTTCCCAATGTGACCACAACAGCCATCAATACCATCCCGGAAAAATATTTCAGCACCTGGCTGAATGATATTCCCAACCCTATCGTGGTGAGTGGCGCCTACGGCCGTTCCCTGTTATCGAGAATATTCCGGCGCAGCTTTGTGGAAGATACGCTGCGCGCACATCAGGTGCCGGTGTTTATCGCGCACCGTTGA
- a CDS encoding response regulator, whose protein sequence is MKTILLIEDNEELRENTSDILAIAGYHVLTAENGMTGFEKLLEHKPDLVICDIMMPVLDGFGVLHLMQQHEAVKDTPFIFLTAKTERADFRKGMGMGADDYLTKPFSGTELWETVENRLRKAAIRQKEFPPNLEGMNQLMLEATGKGSMVALAEGRNIDKYRKKQVIYTEGNHPTRLFYVQKGKVKTCKTNDQGKELVLDIYTEGDFLGYNALLEGSLYKDTAVAMEESEIAVIPASDFQELLNNNHEVASQLIKMLAKNISDKEQQLLGLAYNSLRKKVAEALLNLLKKYNPPKGTPLVINISRENLANIAGTATESLIRTLSDFRDEQLIEIKEGAVVILNEKKLAGILA, encoded by the coding sequence ATGAAAACGATTTTGTTGATAGAAGACAATGAAGAATTGAGGGAAAATACCTCAGATATCCTGGCTATTGCCGGTTATCATGTATTGACCGCAGAGAATGGCATGACAGGCTTTGAGAAACTGCTGGAACATAAGCCCGACCTCGTTATCTGTGATATTATGATGCCTGTGCTGGACGGCTTTGGCGTACTGCACCTCATGCAGCAGCATGAAGCCGTTAAAGATACGCCGTTCATCTTCCTTACCGCCAAAACCGAGCGGGCCGATTTCCGCAAAGGCATGGGCATGGGCGCAGACGACTATCTGACCAAACCCTTCAGTGGCACAGAATTGTGGGAAACCGTGGAAAACAGGCTTCGTAAAGCTGCCATCCGTCAAAAAGAATTCCCGCCCAACCTGGAAGGTATGAACCAGCTGATGCTGGAGGCTACCGGAAAAGGCTCGATGGTAGCACTGGCCGAAGGCCGCAACATCGACAAATACCGCAAAAAACAAGTGATCTATACGGAAGGTAACCACCCCACCCGCCTCTTCTATGTACAGAAAGGAAAGGTAAAAACCTGCAAGACCAACGACCAGGGCAAAGAACTGGTACTGGATATCTATACAGAAGGTGATTTCCTCGGTTATAACGCCTTGCTGGAAGGCTCGTTGTATAAAGACACAGCAGTGGCCATGGAAGAAAGTGAGATCGCTGTTATCCCGGCCAGCGATTTTCAGGAATTGTTGAACAACAACCATGAAGTAGCTTCCCAACTTATCAAAATGCTGGCTAAAAATATCAGCGACAAAGAACAGCAGCTGTTGGGACTGGCATATAACTCCCTGCGTAAAAAAGTGGCGGAGGCATTATTGAACCTGCTCAAAAAATATAATCCGCCCAAAGGCACGCCCCTGGTGATCAATATCAGCCGGGAGAATCTGGCCAACATTGCCGGTACCGCCACCGAGTCGCTGATCCGCACGCTGAGCGATTTCCGGGATGAACAACTGATCGAAATTAAAGAAGGGGCCGTGGTGATCCTGAATGAAAAAAAACTGGCCGGCATCCTGGCTTAA
- a CDS encoding glycoside hydrolase family 172 protein, protein MKKFFFLLAAACIQLSAYAQQPFNGLDMNMGNLSRLSDAKTRSISPENFTGEAGKGGMATLEQGNARHAARELGQGWKVNPYIFIEPGKTVTLAEINGPGAIQHIWMTPTGNWRYSILRFYWDDETTPSVEVPVGDFFGMGWGEYAHLNSLAVCVNPGSAFNCYWSMPFRKKCRITMENINTEKMTLYYQIDYTLTTVPEDAGYFHAQFRRSNPVKDASYTLVDGIRGKGQYVGTYLAWGVNNNGWWGEGEIKFFMDGDGKYPTICGTGTEDYFCGSYNFDLKGKYQEFSTPYAGLPQVIRPDGLYKSQQRFGLYRWHIMDPVRFEKELKVTIQDLGWRSGGRYLPQQSDISSVVFWYQREPHAPFPKLPSMNELEVN, encoded by the coding sequence ATGAAAAAATTCTTCTTTCTGCTGGCTGCAGCCTGTATACAGCTGTCGGCCTACGCCCAACAACCCTTCAACGGCCTGGACATGAACATGGGCAATCTCTCCCGCCTGTCAGATGCCAAAACACGGTCCATCAGCCCGGAGAACTTCACCGGAGAAGCCGGCAAAGGCGGCATGGCCACCCTGGAGCAGGGCAATGCACGTCATGCTGCCCGGGAACTGGGACAAGGCTGGAAGGTAAATCCCTATATCTTCATAGAGCCCGGCAAAACCGTCACGCTGGCTGAAATCAACGGCCCCGGCGCCATCCAGCACATCTGGATGACACCCACCGGCAACTGGCGCTATTCCATTCTCCGCTTCTATTGGGACGATGAAACCACCCCTTCCGTGGAAGTGCCGGTAGGTGACTTTTTTGGCATGGGATGGGGCGAATACGCCCATCTCAATTCCCTCGCGGTATGCGTCAATCCCGGCAGCGCTTTCAACTGCTACTGGTCTATGCCCTTCCGCAAAAAATGCCGGATCACCATGGAAAATATCAATACTGAAAAAATGACGCTGTATTACCAGATCGACTATACGCTGACCACCGTTCCTGAAGATGCCGGTTATTTCCATGCACAGTTCCGGCGCAGCAATCCGGTAAAAGACGCCAGCTACACCCTGGTAGACGGCATCCGTGGCAAAGGGCAATATGTAGGTACTTATCTTGCCTGGGGTGTGAACAACAACGGCTGGTGGGGCGAAGGGGAAATCAAGTTTTTTATGGACGGCGACGGCAAATATCCCACCATCTGCGGTACCGGCACAGAAGACTATTTCTGCGGCTCCTACAACTTTGACCTCAAAGGGAAATACCAGGAGTTCTCAACGCCCTATGCCGGGCTGCCACAGGTCATCCGTCCGGACGGACTGTATAAATCGCAGCAACGTTTCGGGTTGTACCGCTGGCATATTATGGACCCTGTCCGTTTTGAAAAAGAACTGAAGGTGACCATACAGGACCTTGGCTGGCGCAGCGGCGGCCGTTACCTGCCACAACAATCTGATATCAGCAGCGTGGTGTTCTGGTATCAGCGGGAGCCACATGCGCCGTTCCCAAAATTACCGTCCATGAATGAGCTGGAAGTCAATTAA